The Natrinema saccharevitans genome includes the window TCCGACGGCCCTGAGCGAGGGCTTCGTCGACGACGCCCGCGCCGGCGACGCCGAGGGGTCACCGGTCGGCCGTCCGGTCCCGGACTGTCGTGCCCGGCTGGTCGACGACGCCGTCCTCGAGGGAGCGGCCGACGGCCGCCTCCAGCTCTCGGGCCCGGTGGTGGCCGACGGCTACGTAAGCGCTGCCGGAACCGACGACGAGCGGTCGGAGGGGCCGGCCGCACTCGAGCGCGCCGACGACGAGGCCGGCGACCGCGGCCGGTTCGTCGACGGCTGGTTCGACACCGGGGACCGGTTTCGGCGGGACGAGGCGGGGACCTACTACCTGCGATGAGTCGGGTCGCGGACGTGACCGATTTCGATCCCGTCGGCGCTCGAGCGCGGGTGTCGAACTAGCCGTCGGCGGTCGCGGCAACGCCGACACCGGGCGGAAGGCCTATTCTTGTCGAGTGACCACTATGGCGTAATGAGCCACCCCCGAATCGCCGTCCTGAACGCGGCTCACCGGGACGAGAACACGACGCGGAACTTCCGGCGCGAACTCGACGCCTCGCTGGCGGAGTTCGACGCCACCGACGGCACGGTCCCCGACGACTTCGACTACGACGGCGCCGTCGTCACCGGCTCCCGATCGTCGGTCTACTGGGACGACGACTGGATGCGTCCGGTCAAGGAGTGGGTCGGCGAGGCGATCGATCGCGGCGTCCCCTTCCTCGGGGTCTGTTGGGGCCACCAGCTGCTCGCCGACGTCCTCGGCGGCACCGTCGAAGACATGGGCGTCTACGAAGTCGGTTACAGCGAGATCGACCACACCGGCGAGTCGCGGCTGTTCGACGGCGTCGACGAGACCTTCCTCTCCTTTACCAGCCACTCCGATGCTGTCACCGAACTCCCGCCCGGTGCCGAGCCGCTCGCCGAAAACGACTACTCCAACCACGGCTTCCGCAAGGACCGCGTGTTCGGCGTCCAGTTCCACCCCGAGTACGACGCCAAGACCGCCCGCGAACTCGTCCACCGGAAGGAGCTCTCCGACGAGCGCCGCGAGTCGGTCCTCGCCGAGATTACCGACGCGAACTACC containing:
- a CDS encoding type 1 glutamine amidotransferase gives rise to the protein MSHPRIAVLNAAHRDENTTRNFRRELDASLAEFDATDGTVPDDFDYDGAVVTGSRSSVYWDDDWMRPVKEWVGEAIDRGVPFLGVCWGHQLLADVLGGTVEDMGVYEVGYSEIDHTGESRLFDGVDETFLSFTSHSDAVTELPPGAEPLAENDYSNHGFRKDRVFGVQFHPEYDAKTARELVHRKELSDERRESVLAEITDANYRRSCEAKLVFENFLEFVRETKRVDATDASASTGRSD